A region of Arabidopsis thaliana chromosome 5, partial sequence DNA encodes the following proteins:
- a CDS encoding Protein kinase superfamily protein has product MGCIISKKKSPKRNPPWKETLEKRSSRINSSRIDDSSQTKEEQDRSNKVRLIESEKFSSSRFSEKHQEIAEIGDTDEDEDDDHHPPEELKREPSVVIPPSPETVSKEAELAAGWPAWLVSVAGEALVNWTPRRASTFEKLEKIGQGTYSSVYKARDLTNNKIVALKRVRFDLSDLESVKFMAREIIVMRRLDHPNVLKLEGLITASVSSSLYLVFEYMDHDLVGLASIPGIKFSEPQVKCYMQQLLSGLHHCHSRGVLHRDIKGSNLLIDSNGVLKIADFGLATFFDPQNCVPLTSRVVTLWYRPPELLLGACHYGVGVDLWSTGCILGELYSGKPILAGKTEVEQLHKIFKLCGSPTEDYWRKLKLPPSAAFRPALPYGRRVAEMFKDLPTNVLSLLEALLSIDPDRRGSAARALESEYFRTEPFACDPSSLPKYPPSKEIDAKIRDDAKRQRPTQEKHERQDSQTRRSHERKLIPPVKANNPSLSTAVENPYLRSCVPGNSQRQMQDMTCNNPTSGRVSHSGPMMKNRNLSRLTYVKDNAAPRIPSYRANSAGQGGGYVGSDQQMMDQQRKELRTFNRADTMDNSKRQTKIPNDPSWVSHLKRLFFSSFLSYIVFISLSLFGDIV; this is encoded by the exons ATGGGTTGCATAATCTCTAAGAAGAAGTCTCCAAAGAGGAATCCACCATGGAAAGAAACATTAGAGAAGCGTTCTTCAAGGATCAATTCGTCGAGGATTGATGATTCTAGCCAAACTAAAGAGGAACAAGATAGGTCGAATAAAGTTAGGTTGATTGAATCTGAAAAGTTTAGTTCAAGTAGGTTTTCTGAGAAACATCAGGAGATTGCTGAGATTGGTGAtactgatgaagatgaagatgatgatcatcatccaCCTGAGGAGTTGAAGAGAGAGCCTAGTGTTGTGATTCCTCCAAGTCCTGAAACCGTTTCAAAGGAGGCTGAATTGGCTGCTGGATGGCCTGCTTGGCTAGTCTCAGTGGCTGGTGAGGCACTTGTGAATTGGACTCCACGACGTGCTAGTACCTTTGAGAAATTGGAGAAA ATTGGCCAAGGTACATATAGCAGTGTATACAAGGCTCGTGATCTTACTAATAACAAGATTGTTGCACTCAAAAGAGTCCGGTTTGATCTTAGCGATTTAGAGAGTGTTAAGTTTATGGCGAGAGAGATTATTGTAATGAGAAGGCTTGATCATCCTAATGTACTTAAGTTAGAAGGGTTGATCACTGCctctgtttcatcttctctgTACTTGGTTTTTGAGTATATGGATCATGATCTCGTCGGACTTGCTTCCATACCTGGTATCAAGTTTTCAGAGCCTCAG GTTAAATGTTATATGCAACAACTTCTAAGCGGGCTTCATCATTGTCACAGTCGTGGTGTTCTGCATCGTGATATAAAGGGCTCTAATCTACTGATTGATAGTAATGGAGTCTTGAAGATTGCAGATTTTGGGTTAGCAACGTTTTTCGATCCACAGAACTGCGTTCCATTAACTAGCCGTGTTGTGACTCTTTGGTATCGACCCCCAGAGCTTCTACTTGGAGCTTGTCATTATGGTGTTGGGGTTGATTTGTGGAGCACAGGCTGTATCTTAGGTGAACTATATTCCGGGAAACCAATCCTGGCCGGGAAAACCGAG GTAGAGCAACTGCATAAAATCTTCAAGCTATGTGGTTCACCGACAGAAGATTACTGGAGGAAACTAAAGCTACCACCTTCAGCTGCATTTAGACCCGCTCTTCCATATGGAAGACGTGTAGCAGAGATGTTTAAAGACTTGCCAACGAATGTTCTTTCCCTTTTGGAGGCTTTACTCTCCATAGATCCCGATCGGAGAGGCTCTGCAGCTAGAGCTCTTGAGAGTGAG TATTTCAGAACAGAGCCGTTTGCTTGTGATCCATCTTCTCTACCAAAATATCCTCCCAGCAAAGAGATTGATGCCAAAATCCGCGATGATGCGAAAAGGCAACGACCCACCCAGGAGAAGCATGAGAGACAAGACTCTCAGACAAGACGATCACACGAAAGAAAACTGATCCCGCCGGTAAAAGCTAATAATCCATCACTTTCAACAGCTGTGGAG AATCCTTATCTAAGAAGCTGTGTTCCGGGTAATTCACAAAGACAAATGCAGGACATGACCTGCAACAATCCAACAAGCGGAAGAGTCTCTCACTCAGGTCCGATGATGAAAAACCGGAATCTTAGTCGGTTAACATACGTGAAGGACAATGCAGCCCCTAGAATACCTTCATATAGGGCTAACTCAGCAGGACAAGGAGGCGGTTATGTTGGGTCAGATCAACAAATGATGGATCAGCAAAGGAAGGAATTGAGAACATTCAACAGAGCTGACACTATGGATAATAGTaaaagacaaaccaaaatccCAAATGACCCATCTTGGGTAAGTCATCTCAAGAGActatttttttcctcatttCTCAGTTACATtgtctttatctctctctctctctttggaGATATAGTATGA
- a CDS encoding Protein kinase superfamily protein (Protein kinase superfamily protein; FUNCTIONS IN: protein serine/threonine kinase activity, protein kinase activity, kinase activity, ATP binding; INVOLVED IN: protein amino acid phosphorylation; LOCATED IN: plasma membrane; EXPRESSED IN: 22 plant structures; EXPRESSED DURING: 13 growth stages; CONTAINS InterPro DOMAIN/s: Protein kinase, ATP binding site (InterPro:IPR017441), Protein kinase, catalytic domain (InterPro:IPR000719), Serine/threonine-protein kinase domain (InterPro:IPR002290), Serine/threonine-protein kinase-like domain (InterPro:IPR017442), Protein kinase-like domain (InterPro:IPR011009), Serine/threonine-protein kinase, active site (InterPro:IPR008271); BEST Arabidopsis thaliana protein match is: Protein kinase superfamily protein (TAIR:AT1G03740.1); Has 122706 Blast hits to 121395 proteins in 4473 species: Archae - 82; Bacteria - 13422; Metazoa - 46349; Fungi - 12470; Plants - 30311; Viruses - 462; Other Eukaryotes - 19610 (source: NCBI BLink).), producing MGCIISKKKSPKRNPPWKETLEKRSSRINSSRIDDSSQTKEEQDRSNKVRLIESEKFSSSRFSEKHQEIAEIGDTDEDEDDDHHPPEELKREPSVVIPPSPETVSKEAELAAGWPAWLVSVAGEALVNWTPRRASTFEKLEKIGQGTYSSVYKARDLTNNKIVALKRVRFDLSDLESVKFMAREIIVMRRLDHPNVLKLEGLITASVSSSLYLVFEYMDHDLVGLASIPGIKFSEPQVKCYMQQLLSGLHHCHSRGVLHRDIKGSNLLIDSNGVLKIADFGLATFFDPQNCVPLTSRVVTLWYRPPELLLGACHYGVGVDLWSTGCILGELYSGKPILAGKTEVEQLHKIFKLCGSPTEDYWRKLKLPPSAAFRPALPYGRRVAEMFKDLPTNVLSLLEALLSIDPDRRGSAARALESEYFRTEPFACDPSSLPKYPPSKEIDAKIRDDAKRQRPTQEKHERQDSQTRRSHERKLIPPVKANNPSLSTAVENPYLRSCVPGNSQRQMQDMTCNNPTSGRVSHSGPMMKNRNLSRLTYVKDNAAPRIPSYRANSAGQGGGYVGSDQQMMDQQRKELRTFNRADTMDNSKRQTKIPNDPSWYDSGDNKMYMSGPLLAQPRKVDQMLEEHDRQLQDFTRQKAKHCRN from the exons ATGGGTTGCATAATCTCTAAGAAGAAGTCTCCAAAGAGGAATCCACCATGGAAAGAAACATTAGAGAAGCGTTCTTCAAGGATCAATTCGTCGAGGATTGATGATTCTAGCCAAACTAAAGAGGAACAAGATAGGTCGAATAAAGTTAGGTTGATTGAATCTGAAAAGTTTAGTTCAAGTAGGTTTTCTGAGAAACATCAGGAGATTGCTGAGATTGGTGAtactgatgaagatgaagatgatgatcatcatccaCCTGAGGAGTTGAAGAGAGAGCCTAGTGTTGTGATTCCTCCAAGTCCTGAAACCGTTTCAAAGGAGGCTGAATTGGCTGCTGGATGGCCTGCTTGGCTAGTCTCAGTGGCTGGTGAGGCACTTGTGAATTGGACTCCACGACGTGCTAGTACCTTTGAGAAATTGGAGAAA ATTGGCCAAGGTACATATAGCAGTGTATACAAGGCTCGTGATCTTACTAATAACAAGATTGTTGCACTCAAAAGAGTCCGGTTTGATCTTAGCGATTTAGAGAGTGTTAAGTTTATGGCGAGAGAGATTATTGTAATGAGAAGGCTTGATCATCCTAATGTACTTAAGTTAGAAGGGTTGATCACTGCctctgtttcatcttctctgTACTTGGTTTTTGAGTATATGGATCATGATCTCGTCGGACTTGCTTCCATACCTGGTATCAAGTTTTCAGAGCCTCAG GTTAAATGTTATATGCAACAACTTCTAAGCGGGCTTCATCATTGTCACAGTCGTGGTGTTCTGCATCGTGATATAAAGGGCTCTAATCTACTGATTGATAGTAATGGAGTCTTGAAGATTGCAGATTTTGGGTTAGCAACGTTTTTCGATCCACAGAACTGCGTTCCATTAACTAGCCGTGTTGTGACTCTTTGGTATCGACCCCCAGAGCTTCTACTTGGAGCTTGTCATTATGGTGTTGGGGTTGATTTGTGGAGCACAGGCTGTATCTTAGGTGAACTATATTCCGGGAAACCAATCCTGGCCGGGAAAACCGAG GTAGAGCAACTGCATAAAATCTTCAAGCTATGTGGTTCACCGACAGAAGATTACTGGAGGAAACTAAAGCTACCACCTTCAGCTGCATTTAGACCCGCTCTTCCATATGGAAGACGTGTAGCAGAGATGTTTAAAGACTTGCCAACGAATGTTCTTTCCCTTTTGGAGGCTTTACTCTCCATAGATCCCGATCGGAGAGGCTCTGCAGCTAGAGCTCTTGAGAGTGAG TATTTCAGAACAGAGCCGTTTGCTTGTGATCCATCTTCTCTACCAAAATATCCTCCCAGCAAAGAGATTGATGCCAAAATCCGCGATGATGCGAAAAGGCAACGACCCACCCAGGAGAAGCATGAGAGACAAGACTCTCAGACAAGACGATCACACGAAAGAAAACTGATCCCGCCGGTAAAAGCTAATAATCCATCACTTTCAACAGCTGTGGAG AATCCTTATCTAAGAAGCTGTGTTCCGGGTAATTCACAAAGACAAATGCAGGACATGACCTGCAACAATCCAACAAGCGGAAGAGTCTCTCACTCAGGTCCGATGATGAAAAACCGGAATCTTAGTCGGTTAACATACGTGAAGGACAATGCAGCCCCTAGAATACCTTCATATAGGGCTAACTCAGCAGGACAAGGAGGCGGTTATGTTGGGTCAGATCAACAAATGATGGATCAGCAAAGGAAGGAATTGAGAACATTCAACAGAGCTGACACTATGGATAATAGTaaaagacaaaccaaaatccCAAATGACCCATCTTGG TATGATTCAGGGGATAACAAGATGTACATGTCCGGTCCATTACTGGCTCAGCCAAGAAAAGTGGATCAGATGCTGGAAGAACACGACCGGCAGCTCCAAGATTTCACCAGACAGAAAGCAAAACACTGCAGAAACTAA
- a CDS encoding Protein kinase superfamily protein, whose amino-acid sequence MGCIISKKKSPKRNPPWKETLEKRSSRINSSRIDDSSQTKEEQDRSNKVRLIESEKFSSSRFSEKHQEIAEIGDTDEDEDDDHHPPEELKREPSVVIPPSPETVSKEAELAAGWPAWLVSVAGEALVNWTPRRASTFEKLEKIGQGTYSSVYKARDLTNNKIVALKRVRFDLSDLESVKFMAREIIVMRRLDHPNVLKLEGLITASVSSSLYLVFEYMDHDLVGLASIPGIKFSEPQVKCYMQQLLSGLHHCHSRGVLHRDIKGSNLLIDSNGVLKIADFGLATFFDPQNCVPLTSRVVTLWYRPPELLLGACHYGVGVDLWSTGCILGELYSGKPILAGKTEVEQLHKIFKLCGSPTEDYWRKLKLPPSAAFRPALPYGRRVAEMFKDLPTNVLSLLEALLSIDPDRRGSAARALESEYFRTEPFACDPSSLPKYPPSKEIDAKIRDDAKRQRPTQEKHERQDSQTRRSHERKLIPPVKANNPSLSTAVEVTQRLDLLWFGVPSDPSES is encoded by the exons ATGGGTTGCATAATCTCTAAGAAGAAGTCTCCAAAGAGGAATCCACCATGGAAAGAAACATTAGAGAAGCGTTCTTCAAGGATCAATTCGTCGAGGATTGATGATTCTAGCCAAACTAAAGAGGAACAAGATAGGTCGAATAAAGTTAGGTTGATTGAATCTGAAAAGTTTAGTTCAAGTAGGTTTTCTGAGAAACATCAGGAGATTGCTGAGATTGGTGAtactgatgaagatgaagatgatgatcatcatccaCCTGAGGAGTTGAAGAGAGAGCCTAGTGTTGTGATTCCTCCAAGTCCTGAAACCGTTTCAAAGGAGGCTGAATTGGCTGCTGGATGGCCTGCTTGGCTAGTCTCAGTGGCTGGTGAGGCACTTGTGAATTGGACTCCACGACGTGCTAGTACCTTTGAGAAATTGGAGAAA ATTGGCCAAGGTACATATAGCAGTGTATACAAGGCTCGTGATCTTACTAATAACAAGATTGTTGCACTCAAAAGAGTCCGGTTTGATCTTAGCGATTTAGAGAGTGTTAAGTTTATGGCGAGAGAGATTATTGTAATGAGAAGGCTTGATCATCCTAATGTACTTAAGTTAGAAGGGTTGATCACTGCctctgtttcatcttctctgTACTTGGTTTTTGAGTATATGGATCATGATCTCGTCGGACTTGCTTCCATACCTGGTATCAAGTTTTCAGAGCCTCAG GTTAAATGTTATATGCAACAACTTCTAAGCGGGCTTCATCATTGTCACAGTCGTGGTGTTCTGCATCGTGATATAAAGGGCTCTAATCTACTGATTGATAGTAATGGAGTCTTGAAGATTGCAGATTTTGGGTTAGCAACGTTTTTCGATCCACAGAACTGCGTTCCATTAACTAGCCGTGTTGTGACTCTTTGGTATCGACCCCCAGAGCTTCTACTTGGAGCTTGTCATTATGGTGTTGGGGTTGATTTGTGGAGCACAGGCTGTATCTTAGGTGAACTATATTCCGGGAAACCAATCCTGGCCGGGAAAACCGAG GTAGAGCAACTGCATAAAATCTTCAAGCTATGTGGTTCACCGACAGAAGATTACTGGAGGAAACTAAAGCTACCACCTTCAGCTGCATTTAGACCCGCTCTTCCATATGGAAGACGTGTAGCAGAGATGTTTAAAGACTTGCCAACGAATGTTCTTTCCCTTTTGGAGGCTTTACTCTCCATAGATCCCGATCGGAGAGGCTCTGCAGCTAGAGCTCTTGAGAGTGAG TATTTCAGAACAGAGCCGTTTGCTTGTGATCCATCTTCTCTACCAAAATATCCTCCCAGCAAAGAGATTGATGCCAAAATCCGCGATGATGCGAAAAGGCAACGACCCACCCAGGAGAAGCATGAGAGACAAGACTCTCAGACAAGACGATCACACGAAAGAAAACTGATCCCGCCGGTAAAAGCTAATAATCCATCACTTTCAACAGCTGTGGAGGTAACACAAAGGCTCGATCTGCTATGGTTCGGTGTTCCCTCTGATCCATCAGAATcctaa